One Opitutaceae bacterium DNA segment encodes these proteins:
- a CDS encoding RNA polymerase sigma factor RpoD/SigA, whose translation MATTQSRIRKYAGEDEEVAEVTAPVLQRPAPDAPPSFLEKNEPAPSETVSQERSHLQLYLQEIGKTPLLTIKEEVALAKRIRKGDKEARDHMIKANLRLVVKIAHDYKDFGLPLLDLISEGNIGLIKAVERFDPRKGGKLSTYAAWWIKQSIKRALANQSKTIRLPVHLVDKISKMRRTAMALTEELGREPTDEELAMELQVPTSKVAHLKSVSVRPASLDAPVGDESDSTTFGEMVGDENAQDPFESLRQRNSNNDLRAMVDSLDAREAEIIRLRFGFDGGNEMTLEEVGERFKVTRERVRQLQNLALNKIRRALASNEAQRSKDEVLQETLQRKRMEVIREFIAARSH comes from the coding sequence ATGGCCACCACTCAATCCCGAATTCGCAAGTACGCCGGAGAAGATGAAGAAGTCGCCGAAGTAACGGCCCCCGTCCTTCAGCGTCCCGCACCGGACGCCCCGCCTTCGTTTCTCGAAAAGAATGAGCCCGCTCCCTCCGAAACGGTCTCACAGGAGCGAAGCCACCTCCAGCTGTACCTGCAGGAGATTGGAAAGACCCCTCTCCTCACGATCAAAGAAGAGGTCGCACTCGCCAAACGAATCCGCAAAGGCGACAAGGAAGCGCGCGACCACATGATCAAGGCCAACCTGCGCCTCGTCGTGAAGATCGCTCATGATTACAAGGACTTCGGCCTTCCGCTCCTCGACCTTATCAGCGAAGGCAACATCGGCTTGATCAAGGCCGTAGAGCGGTTCGACCCGCGCAAGGGTGGCAAGCTCTCCACCTACGCGGCGTGGTGGATCAAACAGTCCATCAAGCGCGCACTTGCCAATCAGAGCAAAACGATCCGCCTCCCCGTCCACTTGGTCGACAAGATCTCGAAGATGCGCCGTACTGCGATGGCTCTCACCGAGGAACTCGGCCGCGAACCGACTGATGAGGAGCTCGCAATGGAGCTTCAGGTGCCGACCAGCAAGGTTGCACACCTGAAGTCCGTCTCCGTTCGACCCGCCTCGCTCGATGCCCCCGTAGGCGACGAAAGCGACTCCACCACCTTCGGAGAAATGGTCGGCGACGAGAATGCGCAAGATCCGTTCGAAAGTCTGAGACAGCGGAACTCCAACAACGACCTGCGCGCCATGGTGGACTCCCTCGACGCACGGGAAGCGGAGATCATCCGCCTGCGATTTGGCTTCGACGGCGGAAACGAAATGACCCTCGAGGAAGTGGGCGAACGCTTCAAAGTGACGCGCGAGCGCGTGCGCCAGCTCCAAAACCTCGCGCTCAACAAGATCCGCCGTGCCCTCGCCTCGAATGAGGCGCAGCGTTCGAAAGACGAGGTCCTGCAGGAGACCCTGCAGCGGAAACGCATGGAAGTGATTCGCGAATTTATCGCAGCTCGCAGTCACTGA
- a CDS encoding EamA family transporter: MPYAPEQTGDPVMVYLILVSFIWAFSFGLTKGRLAGVDSSFVSAARLGLALAVFLPYLRWPGPAKAARFSAIGAVQFGAMYLALNESYRYLPSYLVALFTLTTPLLVVGIDSAKRPGTALRTWFAAGLSVLAGLVVSRFGTSTPVVDTLLGLGLVTIANACFAFGQISYRNSGGPSQPLEAAHAFAWMYLGAFLAVLPLAVLQTRGVWPNLSLSQYATLGYLGCLASGLCFFLWNVGATRVSTGVLAVLNNAKVPLAVVCSLVFFGETANPIALTTAFVLLGLAVLLVKR; encoded by the coding sequence ATGCCTTATGCTCCGGAGCAAACCGGAGACCCCGTCATGGTTTATCTGATCCTCGTCTCCTTCATCTGGGCCTTCTCCTTCGGCCTGACAAAGGGAAGGTTGGCAGGAGTCGACAGCAGCTTCGTTTCGGCTGCCCGTCTGGGGCTCGCCCTGGCGGTGTTTCTCCCCTACCTCCGGTGGCCCGGCCCGGCAAAAGCAGCGCGTTTTTCAGCCATTGGCGCCGTCCAGTTCGGAGCAATGTACCTCGCGCTCAACGAGAGCTACCGCTACTTGCCCAGCTATCTCGTGGCGCTTTTCACCCTCACCACCCCCTTGCTTGTCGTCGGCATTGATTCCGCGAAGCGCCCGGGAACCGCATTGCGCACCTGGTTCGCTGCCGGGCTCTCTGTTTTGGCCGGCCTGGTCGTCAGTCGTTTTGGAACATCCACACCCGTCGTTGACACCCTCCTTGGCCTTGGCCTGGTCACCATCGCCAACGCGTGTTTTGCATTCGGCCAGATCTCCTATCGCAATAGCGGCGGCCCCTCACAGCCTTTGGAGGCTGCCCACGCATTTGCCTGGATGTATCTGGGCGCGTTCCTGGCCGTCCTGCCGCTCGCTGTTCTCCAGACCCGGGGAGTGTGGCCGAACTTGTCTCTTTCGCAGTATGCCACCCTTGGATACCTCGGTTGCCTGGCTTCAGGCCTTTGTTTTTTTCTCTGGAACGTGGGTGCGACACGCGTCTCCACGGGTGTCCTCGCGGTCCTCAACAATGCAAAGGTCCCTCTCGCAGTCGTCTGTTCCCTGGTTTTCTTTGGTGAAACCGCGAATCCAATCGCACTGACCACCGCGTTTGTGCTTCTCGGCCTTGCGGTTTTGCTGGTTAAGCGTTAA
- a CDS encoding matrixin family metalloprotease, translated as MRERLIIGGISLLLPHLAFGYDAMRSWPSGDVRFTVALEGGPNKVTRPSGGLSDGSANWDTVAADAAAAWNVPANRIEILTTSSTSAPAQGNNRNDIGFSDDAFGEPFGDRTLAVTFSNVGGIGNPIRMVEADILVNRKQSWDSYRGRQRAGVFDLRRILIHEMGHAIGLDHPDEAAPPQQVDAVMNSVAGDRDSLAPDDIAGATLLYGVPLSPPAIAIQPASSFVEETGTTQLSVGLTGGTPPSSPTLAYNWFFTPPGGSEEWLFGQPEATIALGAAQRYDAGVYRVAVENPDGVAISNSATVSINPVSSSQDLRLYNLSTRGLAGRDNNSLVVGFAVRSTSTRRVLVRAISQGLVPFGVQNAATDVSFTLRRIDSGHADGVVASNNDWSASAQKDSLAQAFRDAGAFPLENAPKDAAVVVELTQGNYTATVELAGGADPGVAMVEIYDLSSQQDRQNRLYNLSTRGFVNTGSELLIGGLAVRGTGARNYLIRAGGDTLQTFGVTSTLDDPTIRVFDEAGNLLRYSDDWDSPEFLQESLRSTFQSAGAFMFTDRQETALRLKLKPGNYTLQVAGLNKGTGNAILEIYELD; from the coding sequence ATGAGGGAAAGACTCATTATCGGTGGCATTTCGCTTCTGCTCCCGCACCTGGCGTTTGGCTATGACGCCATGAGGAGTTGGCCGTCGGGTGACGTGCGCTTCACCGTCGCACTCGAAGGAGGGCCCAACAAGGTGACAAGGCCGTCCGGCGGACTTTCCGATGGTTCCGCCAACTGGGACACGGTCGCGGCGGATGCGGCTGCGGCGTGGAACGTCCCCGCAAATCGTATCGAGATTCTCACTACATCCTCCACCTCGGCGCCTGCGCAGGGCAACAATCGCAACGACATCGGGTTCTCGGACGATGCCTTCGGCGAACCGTTTGGCGACCGCACCCTCGCAGTCACCTTTTCCAATGTTGGCGGCATTGGGAATCCAATCCGCATGGTCGAGGCGGACATCCTCGTGAACCGGAAACAGTCGTGGGACTCCTATCGCGGCCGGCAGCGAGCGGGAGTCTTCGATCTGAGACGCATTTTGATCCATGAAATGGGTCATGCCATCGGGCTCGATCACCCGGATGAGGCCGCGCCACCCCAGCAAGTCGACGCTGTGATGAACTCCGTGGCCGGCGACCGGGATTCGCTCGCCCCAGATGACATCGCGGGCGCGACGCTGCTCTACGGCGTCCCGCTCTCCCCGCCTGCAATCGCCATACAGCCCGCAAGCTCATTTGTCGAAGAGACCGGAACGACCCAGTTGTCTGTAGGACTAACGGGAGGCACGCCGCCGAGTTCCCCCACTCTGGCTTACAACTGGTTCTTTACTCCTCCCGGAGGCTCTGAGGAATGGCTGTTTGGACAGCCCGAAGCAACAATCGCGCTCGGAGCAGCCCAACGCTATGACGCCGGCGTCTATCGCGTGGCGGTTGAAAATCCGGACGGGGTCGCGATAAGCAACTCGGCAACCGTAAGCATCAACCCGGTTTCGTCATCGCAGGACTTGCGGCTCTACAACCTGTCGACGCGCGGGCTTGCTGGCCGAGATAACAACTCCCTCGTCGTCGGCTTTGCGGTTCGTTCCACATCGACTCGGAGGGTGCTCGTACGCGCAATCAGCCAGGGACTGGTTCCCTTCGGCGTCCAGAACGCCGCGACAGATGTCTCGTTCACGCTTCGGCGCATCGATAGTGGCCACGCCGATGGCGTCGTCGCCTCCAACAACGATTGGTCCGCCTCCGCCCAGAAGGATTCGCTGGCACAGGCTTTTCGCGATGCAGGTGCTTTCCCGCTCGAGAATGCCCCCAAGGATGCTGCGGTCGTGGTCGAACTCACCCAGGGCAATTACACGGCGACGGTCGAACTTGCGGGAGGCGCGGATCCTGGCGTGGCCATGGTGGAGATCTATGACCTATCGTCCCAGCAGGATCGCCAGAACCGCCTCTACAACCTCTCGACTCGCGGCTTCGTGAATACGGGTTCGGAGCTTTTGATAGGCGGCCTGGCAGTCCGGGGAACCGGGGCGCGCAACTACTTGATCCGGGCAGGTGGAGACACCCTTCAAACCTTTGGCGTCACGTCGACGCTGGACGATCCCACCATCCGCGTCTTCGACGAGGCGGGAAACCTCCTTCGCTATTCGGACGATTGGGACAGCCCGGAGTTTCTTCAGGAGAGCCTGAGATCAACTTTCCAGTCCGCCGGAGCCTTTATGTTCACGGACCGCCAGGAGACGGCGCTTCGCTTGAAGTTAAAACCTGGCAACTACACACTTCAGGTGGCCGGCCTGAACAAAGGCACGGGCAATGCCATTCTGGAGATCTACGAACTGGATTAG
- a CDS encoding phosphoglucosamine mutase, producing MKRIYFGTDGVRGRYQGPVINEDFAAKLGEAAARYFCLGKVSAAVVVGWDTRRSGESLARALASGIGAAGVQVRLAGVVPTPALALATVESGAAFGVMITASHNPAEDNGIKFFNAAGGKLTDEQEAAIEGLLPASAATAPVQPGCVEAAEAYRLKAEQLLARGTLTGWRIVLDAANGATTGTSCKVLEALGATVVTVGHSPDGTNINAGCGSEHPEALAERVLKEQARLGIAHDGDGDRCVLCDETGSVLDGDEIVAILATHALAKGALRGKVVVVTQQSNLGLDAAVRAAGGRTIRTQVGDRYVLEGMRESGAILGGESSGHIVALDVTTTGDGLVAALKVLQVMAETGKPLSQLRQVLRKFPQKTAALKVREKKEFSHLNATNATVRSLESELGKYGRVLVRYSGTEPKIRLLVEGPSESVVTNALERLEVAVRADLDVI from the coding sequence ATGAAGCGAATCTATTTCGGCACCGATGGGGTTCGGGGCCGCTATCAAGGACCGGTGATCAACGAGGATTTTGCCGCGAAGCTTGGGGAGGCAGCCGCCCGCTACTTCTGTCTCGGAAAGGTCTCGGCTGCCGTTGTGGTGGGCTGGGACACCCGCCGTTCGGGGGAGTCGCTGGCACGCGCGCTCGCGAGTGGAATCGGTGCGGCCGGCGTCCAGGTTCGCCTGGCTGGAGTCGTGCCGACGCCCGCGCTAGCGTTGGCCACAGTTGAGAGCGGTGCAGCCTTTGGGGTGATGATCACTGCCTCGCACAACCCGGCGGAGGATAATGGAATCAAGTTCTTCAACGCCGCCGGTGGGAAGTTGACCGACGAGCAGGAGGCCGCAATCGAGGGTTTGCTCCCTGCCTCTGCCGCAACTGCACCCGTGCAGCCGGGCTGCGTGGAGGCTGCGGAAGCTTACCGGTTGAAGGCCGAGCAACTTCTCGCTCGAGGTACGCTCACTGGCTGGCGAATCGTACTCGACGCCGCGAATGGAGCCACGACCGGGACGAGCTGCAAGGTGCTGGAAGCGCTCGGGGCGACGGTGGTCACCGTGGGGCACTCGCCGGACGGAACCAACATCAACGCCGGCTGCGGCAGCGAACACCCGGAAGCCTTGGCGGAGCGAGTGTTGAAGGAGCAGGCGCGACTCGGTATTGCGCATGATGGCGACGGGGACCGCTGTGTGCTTTGCGATGAAACCGGCTCGGTTTTGGATGGAGACGAAATCGTCGCCATTCTGGCCACCCATGCCCTCGCGAAAGGAGCGCTTCGGGGCAAAGTCGTTGTCGTCACCCAGCAGAGCAACCTCGGCCTGGATGCGGCTGTCCGGGCGGCTGGCGGGAGGACAATCCGCACGCAGGTTGGCGATCGCTATGTCCTGGAAGGCATGCGCGAGTCGGGCGCAATTCTTGGGGGCGAATCCTCCGGTCACATTGTCGCCTTGGATGTCACCACGACGGGCGATGGGCTTGTCGCAGCGTTGAAAGTCCTTCAGGTGATGGCGGAAACGGGCAAGCCGCTCTCGCAGCTCCGACAGGTGTTGCGCAAGTTCCCACAGAAGACCGCGGCGCTCAAGGTGCGGGAGAAAAAGGAATTCTCACACCTGAATGCGACGAACGCCACAGTCCGCTCCTTGGAATCTGAGCTGGGCAAGTATGGCCGGGTGCTTGTTCGCTATTCGGGCACCGAGCCGAAGATTCGCCTTCTCGTTGAGGGGCCGTCGGAGTCAGTCGTGACAAACGCTCTGGAAAGATTGGAAGTCGCTGTACGCGCCGACCTCGACGTGATCTAA
- the trpD gene encoding anthranilate phosphoribosyltransferase encodes MSLLTSLIPALENGQELSESKVFELADVLASPGDEDMKGRLLVALAQKGETAGEVTAFARAFRERAVNPGVEAWSGEAIDIVGTGGDHAGGFNISSLVVLTLASAGVKVMKHGNRGITSRCGSADLLAGLGFKLDASPERLRAALQELNYVFFFAPSFHPAFKHIAPVRKALAAQGHRTVFNILGPLMNPGRPAHILFGVFSETWVPVLATALGNLGVRSGLAVHGRLGEGKGIDELTTASPNRVRGIGQLAEVDDVWEAERFGLSTRPFAELTGGDLAENLQITEAVLSGRGPRGLVDTIALNAAVALWICGRVKSVSEGLPITRELLVGGAVRAKVEATRRFFSL; translated from the coding sequence ATGTCACTGCTCACCTCGCTTATTCCTGCACTTGAGAACGGCCAGGAGTTGTCCGAATCCAAGGTGTTCGAGTTGGCGGATGTGCTTGCCTCGCCCGGAGATGAGGACATGAAAGGTCGCCTTCTGGTCGCTCTCGCCCAAAAGGGTGAAACGGCTGGGGAGGTCACCGCGTTTGCCCGGGCTTTTCGCGAGCGAGCGGTTAATCCCGGCGTTGAGGCTTGGTCGGGCGAGGCGATTGATATTGTCGGTACGGGAGGCGACCACGCAGGCGGCTTTAACATCTCATCGTTGGTGGTTCTTACGTTGGCTTCGGCTGGCGTTAAAGTGATGAAGCATGGGAATCGTGGCATTACCTCGCGTTGCGGGAGTGCTGACTTGCTCGCGGGTCTTGGTTTCAAGCTCGATGCGAGTCCGGAGCGGTTGCGAGCAGCCTTGCAGGAGTTGAACTACGTGTTCTTCTTTGCGCCGTCGTTCCACCCTGCTTTCAAGCACATTGCGCCTGTCCGCAAGGCGCTCGCTGCCCAGGGGCACAGGACGGTTTTCAATATCCTGGGCCCGCTGATGAATCCGGGTCGACCGGCCCATATTCTTTTTGGCGTGTTCAGTGAGACTTGGGTTCCCGTCTTGGCGACTGCCTTGGGAAACCTCGGTGTGCGGAGTGGGCTTGCCGTCCACGGGCGACTTGGAGAGGGCAAGGGAATCGACGAGTTGACGACTGCGTCGCCGAATCGCGTGCGGGGAATTGGTCAACTTGCCGAGGTGGACGACGTCTGGGAAGCCGAACGGTTTGGGCTTTCCACGCGGCCCTTTGCGGAGCTCACCGGTGGCGATCTCGCGGAGAATCTTCAGATAACCGAGGCAGTGCTCTCGGGTCGTGGTCCCCGGGGGCTCGTGGATACGATAGCCCTCAATGCTGCCGTGGCGCTTTGGATTTGCGGTCGGGTCAAATCTGTCTCGGAGGGGCTTCCGATCACCCGCGAGTTGCTCGTGGGCGGTGCAGTGCGGGCGAAGGTCGAGGCGACACGTCGTTTTTTCAGTCTATGA
- a CDS encoding undecaprenyl-diphosphate phosphatase produces MTSPLSKVKSLPQGKHKLDNPTFPQKFCAVRRILLFISLLALLPASPLFAEDKALEQPVQPTPLDSVERRLDTVDAIVLGLVEGVTEFLPVSSTGHLIIANRALGLESDRPLVDATGEVIWYKKPSSENPQGVPLTLTELADSYVVIIQVGAIAAVLFLYAGQFSLMLRGLTGRNTPGLRLFRNVILAFLPCVVIGLATHEWIEANLFSVAAVAVAGVSGAILMFYAERWRSAAQAAGTPRLEPSELSIRQSISIGFMQCLALWPGTSRSMVTMVGGYFCGLAPAKAAEFSFLVGLPTLAGAAALKIYKSGPLLLQVFGWQPMLVGIAVAALSAFLAVKLFVSYLTRHGLVPFAVYRIILAVFLLVWFYL; encoded by the coding sequence GTGACATCCCCCTTATCGAAGGTCAAAAGCCTGCCACAGGGAAAGCATAAACTCGACAACCCGACCTTCCCGCAGAAATTCTGCGCTGTGCGCCGCATCCTACTCTTCATCTCCCTTTTAGCACTTTTGCCCGCGAGCCCCTTGTTCGCGGAGGATAAGGCGCTTGAGCAGCCCGTGCAGCCCACGCCACTGGACTCGGTCGAGCGTCGCCTCGACACGGTCGATGCAATCGTGCTGGGACTCGTCGAGGGCGTGACGGAGTTCCTGCCGGTGTCATCCACCGGGCACCTGATCATTGCCAACCGCGCCCTGGGCCTGGAGTCCGACCGCCCGCTGGTCGATGCGACTGGCGAGGTGATCTGGTACAAGAAGCCCAGCTCCGAGAACCCCCAAGGGGTGCCTCTGACACTTACGGAGCTCGCCGACAGCTACGTCGTTATCATCCAGGTCGGCGCCATTGCGGCCGTGCTCTTTCTGTATGCAGGCCAATTTTCCCTGATGCTGAGGGGCCTCACAGGCAGGAATACGCCGGGTCTGCGCCTCTTTAGAAATGTCATCCTGGCATTCCTGCCATGCGTGGTCATCGGTCTGGCCACGCATGAGTGGATCGAAGCCAACCTGTTCTCCGTCGCCGCGGTTGCCGTGGCAGGCGTCTCCGGAGCCATACTCATGTTCTATGCGGAACGCTGGAGAAGTGCGGCGCAAGCTGCAGGCACCCCCCGGCTTGAGCCGAGCGAGCTCAGCATACGCCAGTCGATCAGCATCGGTTTCATGCAGTGCCTGGCGCTGTGGCCGGGCACCAGCCGCTCGATGGTCACCATGGTGGGGGGGTATTTCTGCGGCCTCGCACCGGCCAAGGCTGCCGAATTCAGCTTCCTCGTCGGTCTCCCCACTCTCGCGGGTGCCGCGGCTCTGAAGATTTACAAATCCGGGCCCCTCCTACTCCAAGTCTTTGGTTGGCAACCCATGCTCGTGGGGATTGCCGTGGCTGCCCTTTCAGCGTTCCTAGCGGTTAAGTTGTTCGTTTCCTACCTGACTCGCCATGGACTTGTGCCGTTCGCGGTGTACCGGATCATTTTGGCCGTGTTCTTGCTCGTCTGGTTCTACCTGTAA
- the rpmF gene encoding 50S ribosomal protein L32 has protein sequence MANPKRKQSKRRSANRRAANAFKAPQIAKDPTDGTAFRPHRVNPKNGLYRGRQVLTVEA, from the coding sequence ATGGCCAATCCGAAACGCAAACAATCCAAACGCCGCAGCGCCAACCGCCGCGCCGCCAATGCCTTCAAGGCTCCCCAGATCGCCAAGGATCCGACCGATGGCACGGCTTTCCGTCCTCATCGCGTCAACCCGAAGAACGGCCTCTACCGCGGTCGCCAAGTCCTTACCGTCGAGGCTTAA
- the plsX gene encoding phosphate acyltransferase PlsX, translated as MDELNHPPAMVTGNDASARIAVDAMGSDLGPSEVVAAVSLALREFSDLNPITLVGQQEQLRPLLKTAGLDQDPRVDIFHASEVITMDDKPLVALKKKRDSSMIRAIELVKSGQAGAAVSCGNTGSLVASGILKLRTLEGVDRAALAPVIPRAGGHFILIDAGANPEAKPDHLVHNAILGSHFCRLELGIQKPRVGLLTIGTEEGKGNTLIAETHELLKRIGTMINYVGPVEGFQVFKDEVDVVVCDGFVGNICLKTWESLSKFFRDELKSQIMATPLRKAGGLLAKGAFDALRNRIKPERYGGAPLLGLKGNLLKAHGSANRQALKNAIHDANAMIRLNLNHQIESDIARANEIIRPVAA; from the coding sequence TTGGACGAACTGAACCATCCTCCTGCGATGGTGACTGGAAACGACGCGTCCGCACGGATTGCAGTCGACGCCATGGGCAGCGACTTGGGGCCTTCCGAGGTCGTCGCTGCCGTCAGTCTCGCATTGCGCGAATTTTCTGACCTCAACCCGATCACGCTGGTCGGCCAGCAGGAACAGTTGCGCCCGTTGCTCAAGACAGCCGGGCTCGACCAGGATCCACGCGTGGACATTTTTCACGCCTCGGAGGTCATCACGATGGATGACAAACCGTTGGTCGCGCTGAAGAAGAAGCGCGATTCCTCCATGATCCGGGCGATCGAGCTCGTTAAAAGTGGGCAAGCGGGAGCGGCAGTGAGCTGCGGGAACACGGGTAGCCTCGTTGCGTCTGGCATCCTGAAGCTGCGTACACTGGAGGGAGTGGATCGGGCCGCACTTGCCCCTGTGATCCCAAGGGCCGGGGGACATTTCATTTTGATCGACGCGGGCGCCAATCCAGAGGCAAAGCCGGATCACCTCGTCCACAATGCCATTCTCGGGAGCCACTTTTGCCGGCTGGAATTGGGCATACAGAAGCCGCGGGTCGGGCTTCTCACAATCGGGACGGAGGAGGGCAAGGGCAATACGCTTATCGCCGAGACCCATGAGTTGCTCAAACGCATCGGGACGATGATAAACTACGTCGGTCCGGTGGAAGGGTTCCAAGTGTTCAAGGACGAGGTCGACGTCGTCGTGTGCGACGGCTTCGTGGGCAACATCTGCCTCAAGACATGGGAGTCCCTGTCGAAGTTTTTCCGCGACGAGCTTAAATCGCAAATCATGGCCACTCCCCTCCGCAAGGCAGGTGGGCTGTTGGCCAAAGGGGCCTTCGATGCCCTGCGCAACCGAATCAAGCCGGAACGCTACGGAGGAGCGCCCCTGCTCGGGCTTAAAGGCAATCTCCTCAAGGCCCATGGCTCCGCCAACCGGCAGGCACTCAAGAATGCGATCCACGACGCCAATGCCATGATTCGCCTGAATCTGAATCACCAGATTGAGTCCGACATTGCCCGCGCGAATGAGATCATTCGCCCGGTGGCCGCCTGA
- a CDS encoding beta-ketoacyl-ACP synthase III yields MASPLIAILGTGSYAPARVLTNQELSKQVDTSDEWITTRTGIRERRIAGAGESTSDMAAKAGAAALAAAGLTANDIDLVIVATTTPDLPMPACATLVQAKLGITNHAAAFDLNAACTGFIYALDTAWAMLGSSRYRHALVIGAERMSALVDWKDRTTCVLFGDGAGAVVLGPAKGDGARVIGTKLYCEGGMHQLLCVPGGGSDKPASAETLASRDHFVKMKGREVFKVAVREMEDAIEEILEQHGVAPEQISIVIPHQANLRIIDALAKSLGLPSDRFFINLDRYGNTSAASIPLALDEAAKASRLNKGGISLLVAFGAGLTYGTALVRW; encoded by the coding sequence ATGGCTTCTCCTCTCATCGCCATTCTGGGGACAGGGTCCTACGCACCCGCCCGGGTACTGACGAACCAGGAACTTTCCAAGCAGGTCGACACCTCCGACGAGTGGATTACGACACGCACGGGAATTCGCGAACGGAGGATTGCCGGCGCCGGTGAGTCCACTTCGGACATGGCTGCAAAGGCAGGCGCTGCGGCACTCGCTGCGGCGGGCCTGACGGCAAACGACATCGACCTGGTAATCGTGGCCACCACCACGCCTGATCTCCCGATGCCGGCTTGCGCCACGCTTGTCCAGGCAAAGCTCGGGATCACAAACCATGCTGCGGCGTTCGACCTCAATGCCGCATGCACGGGGTTCATTTATGCGCTCGACACCGCTTGGGCCATGCTCGGGTCCAGCCGCTACCGGCATGCCCTGGTGATCGGCGCCGAACGGATGTCGGCACTGGTCGATTGGAAGGACCGGACCACGTGCGTTCTTTTTGGAGATGGTGCCGGGGCAGTGGTGTTGGGACCCGCCAAAGGTGATGGCGCCCGGGTGATCGGGACAAAACTTTACTGTGAAGGCGGGATGCACCAATTGCTCTGCGTCCCGGGTGGCGGCTCCGACAAGCCCGCCTCGGCCGAGACCCTCGCCTCGCGTGATCACTTTGTGAAAATGAAGGGGCGGGAGGTCTTCAAGGTGGCCGTTCGCGAGATGGAGGATGCCATTGAGGAAATCTTGGAACAACACGGGGTGGCACCGGAACAAATCTCGATTGTGATTCCGCATCAGGCCAACCTCCGCATCATCGACGCCCTTGCCAAGAGCCTCGGCCTGCCGTCCGACCGTTTCTTCATCAATCTCGACCGCTACGGCAACACCTCCGCTGCTTCCATTCCCCTTGCACTCGATGAAGCTGCCAAGGCCAGCCGCCTTAACAAAGGTGGCATCAGCCTCTTGGTTGCCTTCGGGGCGGGCTTGACCTACGGAACGGCGCTGGTTCGCTGGTGA
- a CDS encoding tetratricopeptide repeat protein gives MLSHPLRRLLLGFFAVLFLVAPARADLVWTPQTGWKVQGGLLSGLTQRESENALSLMNRARTHEEAGNLRRAGKLYDRVAKKYPNSIYASEAFYRSAKIRFSQEKWQKSFMNFQQVISRYPNSSRFDEIIGLQYEISARLLNGARGRILWVIPGFTHRDKGMEFAETMVFNAPFSDYGPLALTAVSRQHERNRDPELAIDALDRLINSYPKNVLTPLAYLHIGELHASLVEGPYYDQASAREAITYFEDFMILFPDDSNVAKAEANLVQVKKELAMSKIKMAEFYYKKRKNYKAAKVFYNEAITVFPESDVADEARKRLEQVNADEVKAEEKAKAEAAQNKGKKKKRFLFF, from the coding sequence ATGCTATCCCATCCGCTCCGCCGGCTCCTTCTCGGCTTTTTCGCCGTTCTCTTCCTTGTTGCCCCGGCCCGCGCTGACTTGGTGTGGACGCCCCAGACCGGCTGGAAGGTCCAAGGGGGCCTCCTCTCCGGCCTTACCCAGCGCGAATCCGAAAATGCGCTCAGCCTGATGAACCGCGCCCGCACCCACGAGGAAGCGGGCAACCTGCGCCGTGCAGGGAAGCTGTACGATCGGGTCGCGAAAAAATACCCCAATTCGATCTACGCATCAGAAGCGTTCTATCGGTCCGCCAAGATCCGGTTCTCGCAGGAGAAGTGGCAGAAGTCATTCATGAACTTCCAGCAGGTGATCTCGCGCTACCCGAATTCCTCGCGGTTCGATGAAATCATCGGCCTGCAGTATGAGATCTCCGCCCGGCTACTGAATGGTGCCAGGGGGCGCATTCTCTGGGTGATCCCGGGTTTCACCCATCGCGACAAGGGAATGGAGTTTGCTGAGACCATGGTTTTCAACGCTCCCTTTTCGGACTACGGCCCTCTCGCCCTCACTGCCGTGTCGCGCCAGCACGAACGCAACCGCGACCCTGAACTGGCCATCGATGCGCTCGATCGCCTGATCAACAGCTACCCGAAGAACGTGCTCACTCCCCTCGCCTATCTCCACATCGGCGAACTTCACGCCTCGCTGGTGGAAGGACCCTATTACGACCAGGCGTCAGCGCGTGAAGCGATCACCTACTTTGAAGACTTCATGATCCTGTTCCCGGACGACTCGAACGTCGCCAAGGCCGAGGCCAACCTCGTGCAGGTGAAGAAGGAACTTGCGATGAGCAAGATCAAGATGGCGGAGTTCTACTACAAGAAACGCAAAAACTACAAGGCCGCCAAAGTCTTCTACAACGAAGCCATCACGGTGTTTCCCGAATCCGACGTTGCCGACGAGGCTCGCAAGCGGCTCGAACAGGTAAATGCCGATGAGGTCAAAGCCGAGGAAAAGGCAAAGGCCGAAGCGGCACAAAACAAGGGCAAGAAGAAGAAGCGGTTCCTCTTTTTCTGA